The following DNA comes from Anticarsia gemmatalis isolate Benzon Research Colony breed Stoneville strain chromosome 10, ilAntGemm2 primary, whole genome shotgun sequence.
CTTCCGACTAACAAGCCATAACGTTAGGGAGAGAATACCAGAACGTGTTGTACACGCCAAGGGCATTGGCGCTTTCGGATATTTTGAGGTCACCAACGATGTCTCAAAATACATCAAATCTGATGTATTCAATGGAATCGGGAAAAAGACACCAGTTGTGGTGAGATTCTCTACCGTAGTACAGAATCTTGGAGGATCTGACCTCGTCAGAGAAACTAAGGGCATGGCAATAAAGATGTACACGAAGGAAGGCAACTTAGATTTTGTATGTATCAACTTGCCCATCTTCTTATTCAAAGATCCAATATTATTCCCAAAATTTGTACATGCCTTTAAAAGAAACCCGCGAACTGATTTGATTGACAACATAGCGAGATGGGATTTCTTGAATTTGCATTCTGAGGCTCTGCACACTATATTGTATCTTGCGTCTGATCTTGGTATACCAAACGGATACAGGAAGATGGATAGTTTTGCAGAAcatgtttatgaaatattcaatAAACATGGCGatcaatattatgtaaagttCAACTTCAGATCAGAACAAGGTTTGTCCAATTTGACGGATGCTCAAGCTAAAGCGATTGCCGTCGAAGATCCTGATTACTTCAACAGAGACTTATACAACGCTATTGCTGCTAAACAGTATCCCTCTTGGAGGTTAGACATGGACATTATGACGAAAAAGGAATTGCTAACTGTGAAGTACGATCCTTTTGACACGACGAGATTGTGGGAACGAGGAACTTATCACACTGTGACTATAGGCCGTCTTGTATTGAACCGACGAGTAGAAAACAACTTTAGAGACATTGATCAAACCATATTTGCTCCTGACGGCTTGGTTCCTGGTATTATGGGACCTTTCGATGTCTTATTCAGAGCTCGGAAGATTTTCTATCCAGAtgcccagaattatcgcttggGAGTAAATCACGACAACATAAGGGTGAATGCACCTTTGTATGACAAGTATTATAACCGCGATGGAAGACCACCACTAGATGACAACATGAAAGATGCTCCAAATTATTTCCCTAATTCGTTCAACGGTCCGATGCCCTTCGTCGATGAGGCTCGACGATCAGAAAATATGGAAGTTTATCATAGAAATGCTGTGGATCTGCAGCCTATGGCAGAATTttacaatgaaattgtaaaCGATGATGCACATCGACAGAGAATAGCTAATGTTTTAGCTGGTTCCTTGAGGGTAGTCCCCAAGGACGTAGAAATTAATTCTCTACGCCTGTTGAAGATGGTCAGTTTTGATTTAGCAAAACGCGTGAAGGTGGctttacataaaataagggCGGAGAACGTAGCCGAAAGACGCAGACGAGTAGCACAGTGTATAGCTGATGTAAGCCAGAACCAGAATCTCTTCCATCCtcgattttattgaaatgtattcataaaataaagagTGTGCCTTTTGTGTTCTTTTTCATCTAGTTGTAGATTCAATTGATGAATTTAGGACTATATTCATGGCCAACCTGAATTAAacgttttgaaaaattctttcaatatttatgGCCTCCAGTTATTGGTgcctttcttttattttacactgACTTCTAAGATTCCGAAAAAAATCCGatttttgatttagattttctTATCTTTATTCTTAAAACAGTCACACAGTTTCTAATAAACACTCTCGGGACTTATGACaatttattgtatgaaaagtataaaaagtgcattacatttcaattgatcattttattatttttagtaatcaACATAAAGAAGATTGTACAAAGCTCATCAATACGTATTATCAAACTTATAAGATTTGACTTGAGACTAAGGTATATATTTTAActctaagataaaataaattttctatttatcaAGATGTCCATTTTGACATTTGTCATTACCTCTGTGGCTTGTTTAATGAATTTTAACTATCATTGTAAAATAGGAAACTTAGAAAAATAGCAATTTTCTTATACATTATTAGAtattcacattttattattatctcttTGTCATTGTGATTAGCAGCATACATATAGAAGAATTTTAACAATAGGTACACTTTTACGATTTCAAATTAATTCAGAGATACATATTTAACTAGCacttaaatacatatacaacAGATAATCTAAATCAGGCTCTGCAGAACACTTCCACTCTTAAATCATATGAGcagtttttaaaataaccaaTAGTCCAGTagataatcaatattattttttgtagtctTAAAAGTTAGTTTGTTAGAGAGAAGGTTTAAGGAAGTCATATAGGAAAGCAAGAGTCCTTTGAGCTCGAAACGATGTGGCAACTATTCCATTTTTCTCCTATGGTTGATAAATGTGGTCAAAATCACTGTTCAGGGGCAGTCTCCTGTCAATCAGTATTGATCTttcatgtttataaaagttCGGTCGCTCTGCGTTTAACACATGTGCATTGTGCAGTAACCTGTTGACATCAGGATTGTCCCATTTGTTAATGGACGTTTGATGACTctataaaatgatatatttactAACCCCAAAAAAATTACGAACTATAATAGCCGACTctctctttaaaaaaatatttaataaaaatgtcaccTATTTTGATCTCTAGTTCTTAACTATCTTCATGGGTTCATAAAGAGCATGTCCTTGTGTACAAATACcctttataaatcaataaagatcAAAAactcttacaaaattataattttcttcataaaaaattCTACACGATCAATTCAGTGCTTgtcataaaactaaaattcaggacaaaaactttataaacatactcattaccacttaaaataaaacacaaattattaaaaaacctaGTTCTTATTAGTTCtaatttttgtgtaattataCAAAGTAAACATGATCAGCAATTACAGAATAGAAATCTGCAAAAACATCCGATtcgataattataaaaatccctgttattttcataaacaatgATTAGTTCGTACTCGTTTCATAACTGAATTATAAATGGAATATAATTTCAGTGTTATTGAGGTAATGATTTAATGAGTACTTACATGTGTAAGTACATACTTGAAATAAATCTGCACGAagataaaataccaaaaatatctTG
Coding sequences within:
- the LOC142975962 gene encoding catalase-like; translation: MRHLVTYICLCLVVHVTGHRYHNETLPDAAAQQLVEFRQLHPRPIGVVTKVSGEPLDIRDMTTLNTDIFISRNHFRLTSHNVRERIPERVVHAKGIGAFGYFEVTNDVSKYIKSDVFNGIGKKTPVVVRFSTVVQNLGGSDLVRETKGMAIKMYTKEGNLDFVCINLPIFLFKDPILFPKFVHAFKRNPRTDLIDNIARWDFLNLHSEALHTILYLASDLGIPNGYRKMDSFAEHVYEIFNKHGDQYYVKFNFRSEQGLSNLTDAQAKAIAVEDPDYFNRDLYNAIAAKQYPSWRLDMDIMTKKELLTVKYDPFDTTRLWERGTYHTVTIGRLVLNRRVENNFRDIDQTIFAPDGLVPGIMGPFDVLFRARKIFYPDAQNYRLGVNHDNIRVNAPLYDKYYNRDGRPPLDDNMKDAPNYFPNSFNGPMPFVDEARRSENMEVYHRNAVDLQPMAEFYNEIVNDDAHRQRIANVLAGSLRVVPKDVEINSLRLLKMVSFDLAKRVKVALHKIRAENVAERRRRVAQCIADVSQNQNLFHPRFY